From one Peredibacter starrii genomic stretch:
- a CDS encoding M24 family metallopeptidase produces the protein MKKAFDLSNQTIKSNIQKLRKVMTDRGLDGMYISSFDPFLNEYVPLQDNHRFYITGFTGSMAEVLVPANGRVRLYVDGRYHEQADLEVDATEVEVMKTGPDSSTTQDLANDVKKLGIKKLGYEADRTALGYLKKLSEVASETVALEGGELAKEIPFEALPALKEVQLVPREWRGRDTLEKTRSIFSNEKEAMFLTALDSIAWITNCRGYHLPFLSSFYAKALVTKEKVYVFVTPETPVSDKAKKESGLEFIALPFNNLPRELDRLQNTLHLNEVQYMPSMLNSADFAMLVKVFGTDRLKEKADGLYGYQSIKEPVEIQQMDASFRKADKAIFNTIKWVKDSIKAGKRITELDLYNETTKKYKEQGAHDQSFNTIAGVGPNGSIVHYGDPSDEVVIKDTDMILLDSGGYFDGGWATDTTRTFFGDSSKKADPKMIEIYTLVLKGTLAVQSAVFPEGTKGNVLDGLARNAMRKYGYDYSHGTGHGVGVHVHEPGVRISTISNVPMKAGQVVSIEPGIYIPGFGGVRLENIAWVEKHPKYPKMLRFVPFVYIGFDPALIDMNLLNSEEKVLLEEYEAECTKRGTSLRTLK, from the coding sequence ATGAAAAAAGCTTTCGATCTATCAAATCAAACCATTAAATCTAATATTCAAAAACTCAGAAAAGTTATGACGGACCGTGGCCTGGATGGCATGTACATCTCAAGCTTTGACCCTTTTCTGAATGAATACGTTCCTCTTCAGGACAATCACCGCTTTTATATCACGGGCTTCACTGGCTCGATGGCAGAAGTACTGGTTCCGGCCAATGGCCGTGTCAGACTTTATGTGGATGGTCGCTACCATGAGCAAGCGGACCTGGAAGTAGATGCGACGGAAGTTGAAGTCATGAAGACGGGCCCTGATTCTTCAACGACTCAGGACCTGGCAAACGATGTGAAGAAACTAGGAATTAAGAAACTTGGTTACGAAGCTGATCGTACGGCTCTTGGATATTTGAAGAAACTTTCTGAAGTGGCCTCAGAAACAGTTGCCCTTGAAGGTGGAGAACTTGCCAAAGAAATTCCTTTTGAAGCTCTTCCAGCGTTAAAGGAAGTGCAACTGGTTCCTCGCGAATGGCGCGGACGTGATACCTTAGAAAAAACTCGTTCAATTTTCTCGAATGAGAAAGAAGCGATGTTCTTAACGGCCCTTGATTCAATTGCCTGGATCACAAACTGCCGCGGTTATCACCTTCCGTTTCTTTCAAGCTTCTACGCCAAAGCACTTGTGACGAAAGAAAAGGTTTATGTGTTTGTTACACCGGAAACTCCGGTTTCAGATAAGGCGAAGAAGGAATCAGGTTTAGAGTTCATTGCTCTTCCGTTTAATAATCTTCCTCGAGAACTTGATCGTCTTCAAAACACACTTCACTTAAATGAAGTGCAGTATATGCCAAGCATGCTGAACTCAGCTGACTTTGCGATGCTCGTGAAGGTTTTCGGAACTGATCGCCTGAAAGAAAAGGCCGATGGCCTTTATGGTTATCAGTCAATCAAAGAGCCGGTTGAAATTCAACAGATGGACGCTTCATTCAGAAAAGCTGATAAGGCGATCTTTAATACTATCAAGTGGGTCAAAGATTCGATCAAAGCTGGAAAACGCATTACTGAGCTTGATCTCTATAACGAGACAACGAAGAAATACAAAGAGCAGGGTGCTCACGACCAGAGCTTCAATACTATCGCAGGTGTTGGACCAAACGGGTCCATCGTTCACTACGGTGATCCATCTGATGAAGTGGTGATTAAAGATACGGACATGATCCTTCTTGATTCTGGCGGATATTTTGATGGTGGTTGGGCAACTGATACCACGCGAACTTTCTTCGGTGATTCATCGAAGAAGGCCGATCCTAAGATGATTGAGATCTATACGCTTGTTCTGAAAGGTACTCTGGCCGTTCAATCAGCAGTTTTTCCTGAAGGCACAAAAGGTAACGTCCTGGATGGTCTAGCAAGAAACGCCATGAGAAAGTACGGCTATGATTACAGTCACGGAACTGGTCACGGTGTTGGTGTTCACGTGCACGAACCAGGTGTGAGAATTTCGACAATTTCAAATGTTCCCATGAAAGCGGGACAAGTGGTTTCAATTGAACCAGGAATTTATATCCCTGGCTTCGGTGGTGTTCGTCTTGAGAACATTGCCTGGGTCGAAAAGCATCCGAAGTATCCCAAGATGCTTCGTTTTGTTCCATTCGTTTATATCGGATTTGATCCGGCCTTGATCGACATGAATCTTCTTAATTCAGAAGAGAAAGTGCTTCTCGAAGAGTATGAGGCAGAATGTACGAAGCGTGGAACGAGCCTAAGAACGCTTAAGTAA
- a CDS encoding matrixin family metalloprotease, which yields MKFILGLILTIGTAHAYTLNNNFGASFKDNNVKVRIAGNTICNPANAGVTPSELEDMIKPAVDKFWNQVPTSALVLDASGASEAINNINQGRLCSPTDQDCIDDGNADPDGLIPPVTDIIIACNSNPLNFGSNNVLAVTIPNKFSGKKIVGAVILINDFAPTFAALSHSDKVSVIAHEIGHAIGLGHSKDSAALMYYRTVSLRTNLGQDDVDGVTYLYPMHVDAFGLSGGLLGSCGTIQNVGGKDDEPPSNPPFVQMGITLAVMILIAEMMRLLKRS from the coding sequence ATGAAGTTCATCCTTGGTTTGATACTTACAATTGGAACTGCTCACGCTTATACCCTTAACAATAACTTTGGAGCTTCATTCAAAGATAATAACGTTAAGGTGAGAATTGCGGGCAACACCATCTGTAATCCGGCCAATGCTGGAGTGACACCTTCCGAGCTGGAAGACATGATTAAACCGGCGGTGGATAAATTCTGGAACCAGGTTCCGACTTCGGCGCTTGTACTCGATGCTTCCGGAGCCTCAGAGGCGATTAATAATATCAATCAAGGACGTCTTTGCTCTCCGACTGATCAGGACTGTATCGATGACGGTAATGCCGATCCGGATGGATTGATTCCACCAGTGACAGACATCATCATCGCTTGCAACAGCAATCCCCTTAACTTTGGTTCTAACAACGTTCTTGCGGTTACGATTCCCAATAAGTTCAGTGGAAAGAAAATCGTGGGTGCAGTCATTCTCATTAATGACTTTGCTCCGACTTTTGCCGCTCTTTCTCATTCCGATAAAGTTTCTGTAATTGCTCATGAAATTGGCCACGCTATTGGATTAGGTCATTCAAAAGATTCAGCAGCACTGATGTACTACAGAACAGTCAGTCTTCGAACGAATCTCGGGCAAGATGATGTGGACGGCGTAACGTATCTTTATCCAATGCACGTGGATGCCTTTGGACTTTCAGGTGGACTACTTGGAAGCTGTGGCACGATTCAAAATGTAGGTGGGAAAGATGATGAACCACCAAGCAATCCTCCATTTGTTCAAATGGGGATCACTTTGGCAGTCATGATTTTAATTGCTGAAATGATGAGATTACTTAAGCGTTCTTAG
- a CDS encoding aminotransferase class V-fold PLP-dependent enzyme, whose product MFENFKVPSDLIPSDPRFGVGPSLIPIEAVENLAKSGSKLLGTSHRKDPIKNLVKEVQDGLRTYFKLPADYEIVLGNGGATFLWDMMGLGLVEKSSLHYICGEFSDKWYRSHKQIPWIKAKEVKVEFGEGINPKEEPGYDFICCTLNETSTGVQLSNIPKLKDPNTLMAVDATSGAGQIPADFTNIDIYYFSPQKVFASDGGFYVAIMSPKAIARAKKIQEDKTRYIPEVMKWSNAIENSRGHQTYNTPAIATIFLLNEQIKLMNKLGEAKVTELAKKKAELMYGWAEKKPYLSPFVKNPEFRSQAVVCIDVDEKYKVDDLIKVLRAQGVAVDIDGYRKLGRNQFRIALFHNVSYENLEKLTKIISLAIESEK is encoded by the coding sequence ATGTTCGAAAATTTTAAGGTTCCTTCTGATCTTATTCCTTCCGACCCTCGCTTTGGAGTTGGTCCTTCACTTATTCCCATTGAAGCGGTCGAGAATCTTGCAAAGTCTGGCAGCAAACTTCTGGGCACCAGTCACCGAAAAGATCCGATTAAAAATCTCGTAAAAGAAGTTCAAGACGGTCTTCGTACTTATTTTAAATTACCAGCCGATTATGAAATCGTTCTTGGGAACGGTGGCGCCACTTTCCTTTGGGACATGATGGGCCTTGGATTAGTTGAAAAGTCTTCGCTTCATTATATTTGTGGAGAGTTTTCAGATAAATGGTATCGCTCACATAAGCAGATTCCTTGGATCAAGGCCAAGGAAGTGAAGGTAGAGTTCGGGGAAGGCATCAATCCGAAAGAAGAACCTGGATATGATTTCATCTGCTGTACATTGAATGAAACATCGACGGGTGTTCAGCTTTCAAATATTCCAAAGCTAAAAGATCCAAACACATTGATGGCGGTTGATGCCACATCGGGTGCGGGACAAATTCCAGCGGATTTCACTAATATTGATATTTACTATTTTTCGCCTCAAAAAGTTTTTGCTTCAGATGGCGGCTTCTATGTGGCCATCATGTCACCAAAGGCCATTGCTCGCGCAAAGAAAATTCAGGAAGATAAAACTCGCTACATTCCTGAGGTGATGAAATGGTCAAATGCCATTGAAAACTCACGTGGGCATCAGACTTACAATACACCGGCAATCGCCACGATCTTCCTTTTGAATGAGCAAATCAAACTCATGAATAAGCTGGGCGAGGCGAAGGTCACAGAGCTTGCTAAGAAAAAAGCTGAACTGATGTATGGATGGGCAGAGAAAAAACCTTATCTTTCTCCCTTTGTTAAGAACCCGGAGTTTCGTTCTCAAGCAGTGGTGTGTATCGATGTGGATGAAAAGTACAAAGTTGATGACTTGATTAAAGTTCTTCGCGCTCAAGGTGTGGCGGTTGATATTGATGGTTATCGAAAGCTTGGAAGAAACCAATTTCGAATCGCACTTTTTCATAACGTGAGTTATGAGAATCTGGAAAAGCTCACAAAAATTATTTCGCTCGCCATCGAATCAGAAAAATAA
- a CDS encoding protein-glutamine glutaminase family protein, whose translation MKKLFLISLALGISPFLNAETFKSRIHAIEGNIVKFENGRVAFLNSSPIKLAKNSLIRAEVDEEDSSLLSFDVLQEPVMKSMSQIQDENPAPLPGLRPPFEATIVKNMEEAIAIFNRSNSNYKRVSECTDRAHVWAHEEFKRSGTKSKKVFVFFTASYIDSIRFKWWFHVAPMYSVQTPEGVKDMVMDFRYTDRPMTIKEWTDQYVYTKRPCKPTLRFSEYDVNPQTENCYLMIDSMHYKVPGDLAAQEQGRYKATTPDSEYRAALRFGFNTQP comes from the coding sequence ATGAAGAAGTTGTTTTTGATTAGTTTGGCCCTTGGAATTTCGCCCTTCCTAAACGCGGAAACTTTCAAGAGTCGTATTCATGCAATTGAAGGAAACATTGTTAAGTTTGAAAATGGCCGTGTGGCCTTTTTAAATTCCTCGCCGATTAAACTCGCGAAGAACTCTCTCATTCGTGCTGAGGTTGACGAAGAAGATTCGTCTCTCCTTTCATTTGACGTTCTTCAAGAACCAGTCATGAAATCTATGTCGCAAATTCAGGATGAGAATCCCGCTCCTCTTCCAGGCTTGAGACCTCCCTTTGAAGCAACCATTGTTAAGAATATGGAAGAGGCCATCGCCATCTTTAATCGTTCGAATTCAAACTACAAGCGAGTATCTGAATGTACCGACCGTGCTCATGTTTGGGCCCATGAAGAATTCAAACGCTCTGGCACAAAATCCAAGAAAGTATTCGTGTTCTTCACCGCTTCTTACATTGATAGCATTCGATTCAAGTGGTGGTTCCATGTGGCCCCAATGTATTCCGTGCAAACTCCTGAAGGAGTGAAAGATATGGTGATGGATTTCCGTTATACCGATCGCCCGATGACGATTAAAGAATGGACCGACCAATACGTTTATACCAAACGCCCTTGCAAACCGACTCTGAGATTCTCTGAATATGATGTGAATCCCCAGACCGAAAACTGCTATCTGATGATCGATAGCATGCACTATAAGGTTCCGGGAGATTTAGCGGCACAGGAGCAAGGTCGCTATAAGGCCACGACTCCAGACAGTGAGTACCGCGCGGCCCTTCGTTTCGGTTTTAACACACAACCATAG
- the tgt gene encoding tRNA guanosine(34) transglycosylase Tgt → MDVRSEVNKHFKFTLEHVDKHCGARAGYIDTPHGRIHTPVFMPVGTHGAIKALQPKELIDLSIEIMLSNTYHLHLTPGSELIAKAGGLHKFMGWDRPILTDSGGFQVFSLQKNSITEEGANFKGAKGENVLLTPEISILVQQNLGSDIMMAFDECIPYPATEKYVENSIARTHRWLDRCVDAWTNPRQALFGIVQGGVYDKYRKICIEEVTKRNLPGYAIGGVSVGEGPEHMEKVVKHTAPLMPKDKPRYVMGVGMPEDLLMIWENGVDMSDCIIPTKFARGGTLFTNRGKIRIEHKNYRRDFFPIEPNLKDYVNTNFTRAYIKHLFDSNEILGQILATAHNISFYKSMAVRAREAILEDRFLEFKASFLDGYKRD, encoded by the coding sequence ATGGATGTTCGTTCAGAAGTTAATAAGCACTTTAAATTCACTCTAGAACACGTTGATAAGCATTGCGGTGCTCGTGCGGGTTACATCGATACTCCACACGGAAGAATTCACACGCCGGTCTTCATGCCCGTGGGAACTCACGGTGCGATTAAAGCTCTTCAACCAAAAGAGTTGATCGATCTTTCAATCGAGATCATGCTCTCTAACACTTATCACCTACACTTAACTCCGGGCTCAGAGCTAATTGCCAAGGCCGGTGGTCTTCATAAGTTTATGGGTTGGGATCGTCCGATTCTTACTGACTCAGGTGGGTTCCAGGTTTTCTCACTTCAAAAAAACTCAATCACTGAAGAAGGTGCAAACTTCAAAGGTGCTAAGGGAGAGAACGTTCTTCTTACTCCGGAAATTTCGATTCTGGTTCAACAGAACCTTGGATCAGATATCATGATGGCCTTTGATGAATGTATTCCTTATCCGGCCACAGAAAAATATGTAGAGAACTCAATCGCTCGTACTCACCGTTGGCTCGATCGTTGTGTTGATGCTTGGACAAATCCAAGACAGGCGCTATTTGGTATCGTTCAGGGTGGTGTTTACGATAAATACCGTAAGATCTGTATTGAAGAAGTAACGAAACGTAATCTTCCTGGTTACGCCATTGGTGGTGTATCCGTAGGTGAAGGTCCTGAGCATATGGAAAAAGTGGTGAAACACACCGCTCCTCTTATGCCAAAAGATAAACCACGCTACGTAATGGGCGTTGGTATGCCGGAAGATCTACTGATGATCTGGGAAAACGGTGTGGATATGAGTGACTGTATCATCCCGACAAAATTTGCTCGTGGTGGAACACTCTTCACAAACCGTGGAAAGATCCGTATCGAACACAAAAACTATCGTCGTGATTTCTTCCCGATCGAACCGAATCTAAAAGACTATGTGAACACAAACTTCACACGTGCTTACATTAAGCACCTTTTCGACTCGAATGAGATCCTGGGGCAGATTCTTGCGACCGCCCACAATATCTCATTCTATAAGTCGATGGCAGTGAGGGCCCGTGAAGCGATCTTAGAAGACCGCTTCTTAGAATTTAAGGCCTCGTTCCTGGACGGATACAAGAGAGACTAA
- a CDS encoding thermonuclease family protein — protein MLVGYKRQKLKVRLSKLDAPESGQGSAGKFSKTCLEKLLPLGSETLLSIHKQDIYGRLLGDVGDVSLKLIQAGCVSLYPHAEFQSMREKYFYLRELQKAKNERRGLWALGGFQRPKDWRKINKRNAHQRWHR, from the coding sequence GTGCTGGTTGGTTATAAACGTCAGAAATTGAAAGTGAGACTTTCTAAATTAGACGCTCCGGAATCCGGGCAGGGAAGCGCCGGGAAATTCTCTAAGACTTGTTTAGAAAAGCTTCTTCCACTCGGAAGCGAAACTCTGCTTTCGATTCATAAGCAGGACATTTATGGAAGACTCTTAGGCGATGTGGGGGACGTGAGTTTAAAGCTTATTCAAGCTGGATGCGTGAGTCTTTATCCGCATGCTGAATTTCAATCGATGCGTGAAAAATATTTTTATCTAAGGGAACTTCAGAAGGCCAAGAATGAGAGGAGAGGACTGTGGGCCCTTGGAGGATTCCAAAGGCCCAAAGATTGGAGAAAAATTAATAAACGAAACGCACACCAACGTTGGCACCGATAA
- a CDS encoding Lsa36 family surface (lipo)protein encodes MKKLLLALTALSLGLYASDSSAQIFTIKVTDYGGIADPTLRSFVDEQILKVQNEINKDLPSAPPERLMEGMANSSVMAGKGLASDYASGMKVFLIGANVGAGADLAKDKNTDSDVSGVGVAPGVVVGMNLGWMDAEKFLGMDTNRLNLYLNFMSYKHEQQINDDPGKESNADLDMQALGFRLRYDWIKGNDSKLLGWGGVKFHFGYEYNKTNIAFNSKINESVNETSSTGEVLTGNITGAPQANIAVATHSIPLELSTDVQLLYILSLYVGVGADYSWGQAKGSGTLNAPTSSINCNGGAACGGSPTIQVQPDANIDATGKASGFLYRGFAGAQINLPFFRIYGQVNKPIGNDLIGANVGVRFVY; translated from the coding sequence ATGAAAAAACTGCTTCTGGCCCTGACCGCCCTATCTTTAGGACTTTATGCCTCTGATTCCTCTGCCCAAATCTTCACGATCAAGGTCACAGACTACGGTGGGATTGCAGACCCCACATTAAGAAGCTTCGTGGACGAGCAAATTCTTAAAGTTCAAAATGAAATTAACAAGGACCTACCAAGTGCTCCTCCGGAAAGACTGATGGAAGGTATGGCAAATTCTTCGGTGATGGCCGGTAAAGGTTTGGCCTCGGATTACGCTTCGGGCATGAAAGTATTTTTGATTGGTGCCAACGTAGGTGCCGGTGCGGATCTTGCCAAAGATAAAAACACCGATTCAGATGTGAGCGGTGTGGGTGTTGCTCCGGGCGTAGTTGTGGGTATGAACCTGGGTTGGATGGATGCAGAGAAATTCCTTGGAATGGATACTAACCGTTTAAATCTCTACTTAAACTTCATGTCTTACAAGCATGAGCAACAAATCAATGATGATCCAGGTAAAGAGTCGAATGCCGATCTCGATATGCAGGCATTAGGTTTTAGACTGCGCTACGATTGGATCAAAGGTAATGATTCAAAACTTCTTGGCTGGGGTGGCGTGAAATTTCACTTCGGTTACGAGTACAACAAAACCAATATCGCGTTTAATAGTAAGATCAATGAGTCAGTGAATGAAACCAGCAGTACAGGTGAAGTGCTAACCGGGAACATCACTGGAGCTCCGCAGGCCAATATTGCTGTGGCCACACACTCTATTCCGCTTGAATTATCTACTGATGTTCAGCTTCTTTATATTCTAAGTTTATACGTGGGCGTGGGTGCTGACTATTCTTGGGGTCAAGCTAAAGGTAGCGGAACACTGAATGCTCCAACTTCTTCCATCAATTGTAATGGTGGTGCAGCTTGCGGCGGTAGTCCAACAATTCAAGTTCAACCCGACGCCAACATCGATGCTACCGGTAAAGCAAGTGGCTTCTTATATCGTGGCTTCGCCGGCGCTCAGATCAACCTTCCATTCTTCCGAATTTACGGTCAGGTGAATAAACCAATTGGTAATGACCTTATCGGTGCCAACGTTGGTGTGCGTTTCGTTTATTAA
- a CDS encoding DEAD/DEAH box helicase codes for MAFLNVEFHPGLEAYFTEQGLKTATLVQKRVIPEILNRKSVIVLSETGSGKTLSYALPIASKLKQKEDEGRKNTLKGAPYALIVAPTRELAVQIHGVFKGISHHLKLRVRDLTGGDTHAKMKSVASGSYEILIATPSRIKSAIQKKELNFNQLQYVIFDEADQLFDMGFKRDLDFMIEYFDMNLIQLGFITATLPVEVENYIQEKFPETNFTRIASDVSHAPQSKIETFNVKVTPAEKDMVVRMFLEKQAQGRGIIFTNQRNQAEDLFKYLSEKMPKLKMKLLHGDLEKKDREAAIRSFVEGKQQILVATDVAARGIDIKDLAWVLNYGLPKTAIYYLHRCGRVGRGGKRGIVYNLVAYHDSKMISQINEAVMNQKHLNLDIIPEEKMKQEKPVVKKPVEKAPATFRGQKKNVRGAARVQKTEKELRNAPPAKVQRNRGIKRRR; via the coding sequence ATGGCCTTCTTAAATGTTGAATTTCACCCGGGACTCGAAGCCTATTTTACAGAACAGGGGCTTAAAACTGCCACTTTGGTTCAAAAAAGAGTTATCCCTGAGATTCTGAATCGGAAATCAGTTATCGTTTTATCGGAAACAGGATCGGGTAAGACCCTTTCTTACGCTCTTCCGATCGCGAGCAAACTTAAACAAAAAGAAGATGAAGGTAGAAAGAACACTCTGAAAGGTGCTCCGTACGCTTTAATCGTGGCCCCAACTCGTGAACTTGCTGTGCAAATTCATGGCGTGTTTAAAGGCATTTCTCACCACTTAAAACTTCGCGTTCGTGACCTTACTGGTGGCGATACTCACGCCAAGATGAAATCTGTGGCGAGCGGCTCATATGAAATTTTGATCGCGACTCCATCGCGTATTAAAAGTGCCATTCAGAAAAAAGAACTTAACTTCAATCAGCTTCAGTATGTGATCTTCGATGAAGCAGATCAATTGTTCGATATGGGTTTCAAACGCGATCTTGATTTCATGATCGAGTACTTTGATATGAACCTTATTCAACTTGGCTTCATCACTGCAACTCTTCCAGTTGAAGTTGAAAACTATATTCAGGAAAAATTTCCTGAAACAAACTTCACAAGAATTGCTTCAGACGTTTCACACGCTCCTCAAAGTAAGATTGAAACGTTCAACGTAAAAGTTACTCCGGCCGAGAAAGACATGGTCGTAAGAATGTTCCTTGAGAAACAAGCTCAAGGGCGTGGAATCATCTTCACAAACCAGAGAAACCAAGCGGAAGATCTTTTCAAATATCTTTCAGAGAAGATGCCGAAGCTTAAAATGAAGCTTCTTCACGGTGATCTTGAAAAGAAAGATCGTGAAGCTGCCATTCGTTCATTCGTAGAAGGCAAACAACAGATTCTAGTGGCAACTGACGTTGCTGCTCGTGGTATCGATATTAAAGATCTGGCATGGGTCCTTAACTACGGTCTTCCGAAAACTGCGATTTACTATCTTCACCGTTGTGGTCGAGTTGGTCGTGGTGGAAAGAGAGGGATCGTTTATAACCTGGTGGCCTACCATGATTCAAAGATGATCTCTCAGATCAATGAAGCGGTCATGAATCAGAAGCACTTAAACCTCGACATCATCCCTGAAGAGAAGATGAAGCAGGAAAAACCAGTGGTGAAGAAGCCGGTTGAAAAAGCACCTGCTACTTTCCGTGGTCAGAAGAAAAACGTTCGTGGTGCTGCTCGTGTACAAAAAACTGAGAAAGAGCTTCGAAATGCTCCTCCAGCAAAAGTACAACGTAACCGCGGTATTAAACGTCGTCGATAA
- a CDS encoding patatin-like phospholipase family protein, with product MNKKLGLVMTGGGARAAYQVGVVRAIYELTNRKHNLFEVITGNSAGAINSTYLAANAENWDVATHNLTALWGRVKPENVFDLRTRTISELGLKWMSGTLLGGLTPKGSTANHLLDTAPLRKLAQREINFEDIIKNLKQGHLYGVSLSTTNYNSGSNVVFYQGHEKINDWSRSDRFSLRCDIKIDHLMASAAIPFFFPPVQIGQSFFGDGCIRQTTPLSPAIHLGADKIIGIGVRYPRPHEQVKHMALSPFQNPTIGQIAGVMLNAIFMDALEADVERMRRINELIAEGAHKELKSIPILMIKPSRDLGKMSADHVKELPQMLRYLLKGIGVAGNEGTDLLSYLAFDSSYTKPLVELGYDDTMKMKNEIVRFIDDV from the coding sequence ATGAATAAGAAACTCGGTCTAGTCATGACGGGTGGTGGAGCTAGGGCGGCCTATCAGGTCGGTGTGGTCCGCGCTATCTATGAGCTTACCAATCGCAAACACAACCTCTTCGAAGTAATCACTGGAAATTCTGCGGGTGCTATTAACTCCACCTATCTTGCGGCAAATGCCGAAAACTGGGATGTTGCTACCCATAATCTCACCGCCCTATGGGGCCGCGTGAAGCCTGAGAACGTCTTCGATCTTCGCACCAGAACAATTTCGGAACTTGGTCTTAAGTGGATGTCGGGAACACTTTTAGGAGGTCTTACTCCTAAAGGTAGTACGGCCAATCACCTCTTAGACACTGCCCCGTTAAGAAAGCTTGCTCAACGTGAGATCAACTTCGAAGACATCATTAAGAACTTGAAGCAAGGTCATCTTTACGGTGTTTCTCTTTCTACCACCAATTACAATTCCGGAAGTAACGTGGTCTTTTATCAGGGCCATGAGAAGATCAACGACTGGTCTCGCTCCGATCGCTTCTCTCTTCGTTGTGATATTAAGATTGATCACCTGATGGCGTCTGCGGCCATTCCCTTTTTCTTTCCACCGGTACAAATTGGGCAAAGCTTTTTCGGAGATGGTTGTATTCGTCAGACAACTCCACTCTCTCCTGCGATCCACTTAGGGGCGGATAAAATTATTGGTATTGGCGTTCGTTATCCTCGCCCTCATGAACAAGTAAAACACATGGCGCTTTCGCCTTTTCAAAATCCTACCATCGGGCAAATTGCCGGTGTGATGTTGAACGCCATCTTCATGGATGCCCTGGAAGCGGATGTAGAGCGTATGAGAAGAATTAACGAGCTCATCGCTGAAGGTGCTCATAAAGAGTTAAAATCCATTCCTATTCTCATGATCAAGCCCTCTCGCGATCTCGGAAAAATGTCGGCCGATCACGTGAAGGAACTTCCGCAAATGCTACGTTATCTTTTAAAAGGGATTGGTGTGGCAGGAAATGAAGGGACGGATCTTTTAAGTTATCTCGCGTTCGATTCTTCATATACCAAGCCCCTGGTGGAGCTTGGATATGACGATACTATGAAAATGAAAAATGAGATTGTGAGATTTATCGACGACGTTTAA
- a CDS encoding TIGR01777 family oxidoreductase — protein MRVLVTGASGFVGQRVVQELLRNKHEVVVLTRNIAKSALNLGSHCKFVQWDAVSVPSQQAFEGVEAVINLMGEGLADKRWDDAQKRRIHDSRINGTHLLIKAIADMPKKPKVLVSASAVGIYGNRDAEEITEASTTGSDFLATLCKEWEAEAFKAKDLGLRVVVVRTGVVLGRGGGALKKMLPVFKLGAGGPIGNGKQFMSWIHVDDLASIYVEAVTNPVIVGAVNGTAPYPATNKEFTKALGKALHRPAFMPVPAFALKAAFGEMSSVLLEGQRVLPKKIKEQKFRFHYPTLEMALKETAY, from the coding sequence ATGAGAGTTTTAGTTACTGGGGCCTCGGGTTTTGTAGGTCAAAGAGTTGTTCAAGAGTTACTAAGAAATAAGCACGAAGTTGTTGTGCTAACTCGTAACATTGCTAAATCGGCCTTAAATCTTGGCAGCCACTGTAAGTTCGTTCAATGGGACGCTGTAAGTGTTCCTTCGCAGCAGGCCTTTGAAGGTGTTGAGGCCGTTATCAACCTTATGGGCGAGGGTCTCGCTGATAAACGTTGGGACGACGCTCAGAAACGCCGTATCCATGATTCACGTATTAACGGAACTCATTTATTAATTAAAGCAATCGCTGATATGCCAAAGAAACCAAAAGTTCTCGTTTCTGCTTCAGCGGTTGGTATCTATGGTAACCGTGATGCTGAAGAGATCACTGAAGCATCAACAACTGGAAGTGACTTCCTTGCAACTCTTTGCAAAGAATGGGAAGCGGAAGCTTTTAAAGCAAAAGACCTAGGTCTTCGCGTAGTCGTTGTTCGTACAGGTGTTGTTCTTGGTCGCGGCGGCGGAGCTCTTAAAAAGATGCTTCCGGTGTTCAAACTAGGTGCTGGTGGTCCAATTGGAAACGGCAAACAGTTCATGAGCTGGATTCATGTAGACGATCTTGCTTCAATCTATGTTGAAGCAGTAACTAATCCAGTCATCGTAGGTGCTGTGAATGGAACTGCTCCATACCCAGCTACGAATAAAGAATTCACAAAGGCCCTTGGAAAGGCCCTTCACCGTCCGGCCTTTATGCCGGTTCCAGCTTTCGCTTTGAAAGCGGCATTCGGTGAGATGTCTTCTGTGCTTCTGGAAGGTCAAAGAGTTCTTCCGAAGAAGATTAAAGAGCAGAAGTTCCGCTTCCATTATCCAACTCTGGAAATGGCATTAAAAGAAACAGCTTACTAA